The genomic window AATAAATCGgatgataattaaaaaatataaaataaaatgttaTTGTGGTTGTTATTAATAATATGAATGTAAGTTACCatgtataaaattaaatatttctaTAAAATATTATTTCCTCGTTAGGCCTTTAATTTAACCAGATAGGAATAATTAATTTGGGTTTGAATAATTTTGGCTCTGCATGGATACACCACGTTAGTCCAGAGTACTGGCAGCTGTTTCCTTAGCCGTTCATTGTCTTCAGTCACACTCCACACGTCAAGCCACATACACACTATTCATTCTTTCCTTCTTCCTTTCTGCCCCCATTCTTATATAAGCGTTGATGTTCCTCTCATACGCCAAACAGAAAACATTAAAACACCACACAATCGATGGAGAGCGACACGCTTCTTCCTCACACCACTGTTTCTTGGACCGAACACAGCAATGACATTGGAATTTCCATGAATGCCCCTCTCACTTCCTTCAAATCCATACTCCAACCTCCTCCAATTACCATAAACCCCTTCCCGTTCCCACAACAACATACCGTACCCAATCTCACTACTACTGCTGATGATGACAACTTTCTCACACACCAAAACATGGACTCCNACCTGACATCGGTTTCTTCTTCTCCGGGAACCATTCTTCTCAAACTGGCTCGCCTGATATCCCGCCGGCGACTCGGCTGCTCCCGGCGGGGGCCACCGACGATGATCCCGTGGCGCTGGGTGCTGGATTTGGTGCCTCCGCTGCGTTTGAAATGGAGGCTGTTGGTGGCTCTGGAAACGCTCTGTTTTCGGGCAGGGGAAAGGGATTGGAAGCTTTGGTAGTGAGTAATTTGAAGAGGGTGCAGGAAGTTGAAGAAGCTAGCAATGAGGGTTCAATGTGGAATTCTGAAGAGGATGATGAGAGAACTGATGAGGTGGTGGTTGAGGAGagtgggaagaagaagaagaagaagaaggggatgCCGTCCAAAAATCTTATGGCGGAGAGGCGGCGAAGGAAGAAGCTCAATGATAGGTTGTACATGCTTAGGTCTCAACATCTTTTACACAATTCATATTTTACATATAgactattataaaataaaaaataaaaaataaaatataaacaaaaattaagaaataaaattttaaaaataattattaactcatcatattaaaatcaataaataaccctaaaataataatatttgttaaATAGGTAACATTACTCTAATTTTAAACTCCATTTATTGTATTCAGGTGAATAACCCTAAAAAAAATTGGCTATTATTTCTATTTGAACATTATTGttagttctttttcttttaaactaCTTTGGTTTAAAATTTTCCTGTTCAAAATTTTTCACGGTATTTTTATTCCTATCCGCACAAGGTGATTTTCCTTCCATTATTCCCATGATCCCATCTCCATCCCCGTCTTCAGGATACACACGTTTACGGATCAATATTGCCATCCTTATGTGCCATATTTTATATCATCTCTTAGCAAAACTTTCAGTTGTTAGCAATGGCAGAGCTACGTTGTAACAAAGGAGAGCGGCCTtaacatcaaatttttttaagtcttataaataatttttgttaTCGGATAGAAAGACATAAAGAGTTCTATATCTAATGCATGACTATAATGATGACAAGTTGTAGTAAGACCATGCACTGATTGTTGCCATTGAATAGCCAACTAACCTCGTTAAAAAATGCATTCTTTTGATGATGTTGGAAACTTAGGAGTAATACCTGCTAATATACTTGGATTTGTTGATTAGATGGACAGAGTTTCGATACTTGGAGATGCAATTGACTACATGAAGGAGCTACAGCAGCGGGTCAATGATCTTCAAAATGAACTGGAGTCAACTCCAACTAGCTGTTCGCCATCATCTTCCACCAGCATTCAACCTTTGACACCCACACTGCAAACCCTTTCTTGCCGGGTGAAGGAAGAACTGTGTCCGATGCCAATCCCAGGAAACCAAACAGCAAAGGTAATTTTTGTTCACCTTATTATTGCAAACAATTTTGCTAGGTAACTAATTAAGGTACCACCCAATTGTAGCCAATTAGTATATAGGCTGCAAAAGAAGtccaacaataaaaaaaaaaaaaaccacaacCCTAATCATAATCTCACTTTCACTATAGTAAAAAAGCAACCACAAAACTCTTTACCTTCTCTCCTACGTCCTTTAGCCATGGCATTTAGTATCACTTCCAACTGTCTCTGCTAGCGTGTCACATCATAACTGGTCGCGATGGCCATTACCGTCCGTCGCTCATCTGCCGTTCGTCgccatacaaaaaaataaaaggaaactaTTAAAAAAAGACATAATTTCAGATGTTTCTTATACCTGAAATTCAGATGTTTAAATTTTAGAGGTATCAGATAACAAAACGAAATATTCTAAacataagaaaaagaaacatccgaaaactaagaaaaagaaacctttaaaattatttaaaaaatcatcCAAAATCTAAAAAGAAGAAACATCTAAGACCTATAAAAAAGAACATCCGAAAATTTAGAAAAATGAAACATCCAAAACTACTAAAAAGAGTCatccaaaatctaaaaaaaaaaagagcatggAAGCGGCTTTGAAGAAGAGACATGGATGAGAGAACGGAGGCGCCAAAGGAATGGAAGGTATCACGGCGAGGGAGTTAGAGGGGGATGGCGAGATGGGAGAGGAGCTAGATGCGGAGGGCGTGGCGATGCCACGAGGGGAGTTGAAGGGGGATGGTGCGGCGTCATGTCAAGAGGAGTTGGATGGCTAGGGCGTAGCGGCGGGGCGATACGAGTTGGAAGGGGGAGGGCGTGGTGTCGCGGCGAGAGGAGTTGGAGGGAAACATCACGGCATGAGGAGTTGGAATGGGAAGGTGCAAGTGTTTTGAGTGCAAACCTAgcttttttgaaatgtttaaacAATTCCGTTAGATAACCAACAAAAGGTGCAACTAACTTTAGCCAACTCTTATTTGAACAGCACTTCAAGgcccatgaaaaaaaaaattcaaattatatgGAAAAAAACATCCAAATCACATTGAAAAAACATTCACATCATAAAGTCCAATACATTTCCTACTAatggacaaaaaaaaaaatccacaaaCTACCAAAAACATCCAAATTATATTAAAAAGCATTCAAATTACAtgaaaaaaattccaaaaatcacataaaaaaaattcaaatcacatcaaaagaagaagaagacgggcGGCGGTGAAAGGTGCAATGCGATGGAGGACGACGATGTGTGGGAGGACGTGAGAATGAGGGTGCGGTGTGAAGGAAGATGGCGACGCGAGGGAGGAACAACGAAAAGGAGGACGGCGACAACATCTTCGACGGCGCTGTGTGGATGGCGAGGCGACGACATGCTTGACGGTACGAGCATGGATGGAAAAGGCGTGGACGTTGCTGCCTGCTAGTTGCCTTCCATCGGGAGCTCTCTTGCGATGGATGATGACATGGCTACTGAGGCTGACTGGTGCAAGGACAAGGTGTGACGCGTAACAACTGCGATGGAGGACACGCGGTAGAGAGGCGGCGAGGGGAGAGCTGCATGCCAGGAAGGATGTCTGATGGTGGCACAATGGAGATACGATAACGGCGCAAAGTGCGGGAGGAGATTGACAGGAGGAGAAGCGTGAGAGAGAGGACAGAAGGTGAGTATACGAAgtggtttgtggcttagggtgaCAAAACTAAAttcctcaaatttcaaatttcaaatgtaGAATTAAAAGGGAGTTCATAGTTGATCtcttatacttttttattttcaattttaaaataagtTTTTTGAAAAGTTGATTGCATATAGAGTTGGTTACCTATATTTTATCGAGGTGTTTGCTATGGTGCCTAAAAGATATTGCCTAATTGCTAAAATaggttaaataattaattttaaatttaaaagtataaatgtttgaaaattttaaatatttaaaagttaCTATAAAAAGTAATTTAGATAAAAATTAGACACCAAACAAAAGGCACCATAGAATTGGCCTTTTATCTATTACAAATTAATGTTGCTTGATAATGTTTGCATGTTGTGGTAACCGACCTGCCAAAATTATTCAATAGCTGAATTTTGCATAATCATGAAATTAGATTGCCAAAAGCTCAAAACTATTGTGAGCTCATTATATAAATTTCAATACTTACTCTCTGCTAACATGGACTTGCAAATATATGTCTGTCTTAAAACTCTATTTTCAATACAAAGTAATAGGATAAGTATTTCCTAATGTGGTACACGATTGCACGTAATTTGTTGAACACTAAACCTCATTGCAAAGTTTACTAGCTCCTAGATTGTCCAAACAAGGACTCTAAAAGAAAATAgcctaaaaattattatttgagCACTCCAAAATAAAGCAAAATGCCTAGGGATGACGATTTGAGCATTCGACTTTATCCGACCTTTTCCATTTTAAAGGTGATGGATTTTTCAACCGTTACTTGGATTTTGGGACGGGTACAGAGAAAATGTGATGATAATTGTTTGAAATAGGACGGATACAGGTAATGGTCACCCATCTTATATCAGCTCCAAACATACACAAATGAATGTTTGAGATATATTATCAgatttaatttgataaatttaaacTTTTTTAAGATTGCTTTCAACTAGTAATGTGATGCATTTAATTATATCTAGAATTTATATAATCTTTTTTAGcactttgtattttattttcataGGCTATAGATTATATTTCAGACAATGTCATAAAAAATAGGCCAAGTAATATAGATTTGTGGCAATAAATAGAATATCTACGAGTAATGAGACAGGTAAGGGAGCAAATCTTTAATGTTCAGGGCAGATGTGGCCGTGTGGGTATTGAAATACCCACTATATTTGATATGCAAATTTTATGGTCCTGGAAATTGAAGAAACTATTTTAACTCTCAAGTGTTTCTAATAATTTTAGGTGGAAGTTAAGGTAAGGGACGGTAAAGCTATCAATATTCACATGTTTTGTAGCCGCCGACCAGGTCTTCTGGTCTCTACAATGCAGGCTCTGGATAACCTCGGATTAGATGTTCACCAAGCTGTTATTAGCTGCTTCAATGGTTTTGCTTTAGACATCTTTAAAGCTGAGGTACGCTTCTTTATCCATTGCCAAGCTTcactttcttatttttttaaccTTTATGTTATATGATGCTTGGACCTAATTTTATTGAGGTGTAATGCATATTGTGTCTAATACTAATAGTGTCAATTAATCCATGTACCAACCTGGATTGTTGAAAAGGCTTGCAATGAACACTAATTATTGGTTTGTGGTATGTGAAGTTTGACGGTTTGTAACTGTTGTCTTTCTTGTTTCTTAACAGCAATGCAGAGAAGGGCAAGATGTGCTTCCTGAGGAAATCAAAGCAGTTCTGCTGGATTCAGCAGGTATCCATGATATGATGTGATTCAAGTTCTTAATTGGTAAATGGAATTAGAGAAATACTAACAGTGATTGCTGTTGTAACTTGCAAGCAGGATCCAAATAAATCTTTACAAATTACAATTACTGTTTGTAAGGCATTACTGGGAAGATCAAATAGCAAATTAGCATAATTTGAAGGTTGAAGAGTTGTCTTGTGATATCTTGTCATGATTTTAGCAAAGCAAATGATGTCACATTGTTTTTTTTAAGTCATGGATTATATCTTATTTGTTTTATTTGCCTATTTATTTTAGTCATGGAATATTTTTCTTAAATCTTGCTTCCTCAAAATTGTGTctgtttaatttttaaaatagacTTGCTACAGAAAGTTGTCAGCACCCTAGTTGTTTGTTTTTAAAGGGATTTCAATCCTCACTAATTAAATAACAGTGCACCACAATGGGTAGAGCTTTCATACTCTACTATAGTTGGTGGTCCTCGTCTAGATTTCATGTGAACGTGATCTAGTAGAGTTTCCTAAACTTTGACTACTGTTCTCAATCATCCCTACAACCACGACGATGAATTATCAATTTGGGACATTTGGGGCtttgtttaagattttatttcAATTGTAAGGGCTAGATTGAGTATTTGAATTTCATCTCTATATCATTTAATCGTTACCCAATACACTCACTTCACAGTAGGAAGGTGGAGTTCAACATGTCAGGTAAATGTGCCGAATAAGCATTCTGGTGATAGAGATCATTGTAGGGATAATTGGGATCCACTAACTAATTTGGAAGTTGTAATTGAAGCCAATGAAATTGTAGGAGTTAAATTGAGTATTGGATCAAATTTTAGAGtcaaattgagatttaactcaTATTTCAATCCTCAATAATTAAATATAACAGTGCATCATAGTGGAGTAGTTGCCAAACCGGGTATCTCCCATGGTCTAGCCACTCGATTTTTTTTTTGGGCACCACGATCATCTTGGAGAGAGAAGTTGATAAACCCGACATCCAGATATTGATAACTTGTTTTCGGATCTCCTCCTCATCTTTCTTAGGTTTTTAGCATGAATGaactattatttctaattataaaatattagagtattaataattttaacaataaaaaatatattaacttGATATTTATTAAAAACTGAGCTAGTTCTTTTGGTAGTTAAATCGTacattttttctttgattttttaaaCCTGACGATTTTTTATGtatatcaaattaattttcatgttttataattaaaattgttCACACTCAAATATTTTATGATAAAAAACTTTGAGTGATCGACTTACTTAGAGAGACGACAAAGAGAAGATCACTTGCATATTTGGTGTTAGTTCTTGGCAGTTGGCACGTATGTTGCTTCCACCCAAAAAGATCTTTAGGTTTAGTAATTTGAAAAAAGTAATTATTACTAAGTTTTAATTTATCCTTTAATTGTCTTCTTAATATTTAAAAGATTAACAAAttcaaatatatattattttaaaaataagactataaaagtatatttttattaaaatttattagaatTGAGTGTATTTAATTTGACATTCAAAGTTAACTTAGGAGGTGAGAATTGTTTTACTCTTATAAATATCATATCATCATAAATTACTGTATCCCTTCATAAACCTGTATTTCAATAtgtatattttgaaaataaaaagtggCATCaattcttatattttattttattttttagaattttgattTCTTAAGAAAGGTATTTAGAAATTTTTATATTCATTTTGGAGGAAGATTAATTATTCCTATGTATTAATTTGTTACCACAAGATACTTCAAGAAGAGAATAAAAAGTATAAAACAAATATTACTGAATAGTTATCAAACAATTTAAAGTATTTTATACtcctaaaaaaaatgataaatcacTCAAGtgacaatcaaattttaaaaaattaagaaataatttGCCTAAAAAGTAACTTAATATTAGAGAGTAAAAAAATGATTTTCTCAATACATTGAacttatgaaaatttaaaaaaattaatatttgttATGATAAGATTAAATACATGGATGTCCATTTATGACTTGGGCGGTTATTAATGAAGGAATCACTTTTAAGGATGAATTTAAATAAATGAGAGTTGAAAATAGAAGTACCTTACCTGTATAAATAGAAGGCATCATCAAATGCATTTTA from Arachis ipaensis cultivar K30076 chromosome B09, Araip1.1, whole genome shotgun sequence includes these protein-coding regions:
- the LOC107619432 gene encoding transcription factor ICE1 isoform X2, whose translation is MDRVSILGDAIDYMKELQQRVNDLQNELESTPTSCSPSSSTSIQPLTPTLQTLSCRVKEELCPMPIPGNQTAKVEVKVRDGKAINIHMFCSRRPGLLVSTMQALDNLGLDVHQAVISCFNGFALDIFKAEQCREGQDVLPEEIKAVLLDSAGSK
- the LOC107619432 gene encoding transcription factor ICE1 isoform X1, producing MDRVSILGDAIDYMKELQQRVNDLQNELESTPTSCSPSSSTSIQPLTPTLQTLSCRVKEELCPMPIPGNQTAKVEVKVRDGKAINIHMFCSRRPGLLVSTMQALDNLGLDVHQAVISCFNGFALDIFKAEQCREGQDVLPEEIKAVLLDSAGIHDMM